The following proteins come from a genomic window of Hypanus sabinus isolate sHypSab1 chromosome 9, sHypSab1.hap1, whole genome shotgun sequence:
- the mettl25b gene encoding protein RRNAD1 isoform X2, translating into MPQLGAHQLSFEEQKQRAADIVRLLSMYIDILDSYVIEFFSENLWEKVPRSWRPTLSALTAPQLASLLLENGSSVGQESVWPLSLLAFRAAAHGLALPRQPRGVSPPCGAIPGSSREPEEFQANRSQSSRLGHLFRRHVRPKKQHEIRRLAGLVKKLCNATGCEHVVDMGSGQGHLSRYLAFHHGLHLTGLEASEELVTAARRFDKELLLSLEKETRRETEGIRELSLPSLDPPRHLVHQVLSEEEGKLLEELGQGSPSLVLAALHACGDLGPATLRLFARCPSARGLALVSCCYMKASEESGYPMSAWVRSLPAHQLPYKLRETACHAVEDFAERLRGQSPALRSHCYRAALEVIIRHLHPHLRRPPLHAAGKAHLRPFPDYAREGLRKLGLHSGTSWDTARVEALLEQGNKVLAYFCLTLSLAPVIETLILLDRVIYLQEQGTAVKMVEFVIELSVIIDNCTRLEEFVQHPLIINTSSLPITSLS; encoded by the exons GAATTCTTCAGCGAAAACTTGTGGGAGAAGGTGCCCCGCTCCTGGCGGCCGACACTCTCCGCTTTGACTGCCCCACAGTTGGCGTCACTGCTGCTGGAGAATGGATCTTCTGTTGG cCAGGAGTCAGTTTGGCCCCTCTCCCTGCTGGCATTCAGGGCAGCCGCCCATGGCTTGGCCCTGCCCCGTCAGCCCCGGGGTGTCTCCCCACCGTGTGGGGCCATCCCTGGGAGCAGCAGGGAGCCCGAGGAGTTCCAGGCCAACAGAAGCCAGAGCTCACGGCTGGGACACCTCTTCCGCAGGCACGTCCGGCCCAAGAAACAGCACGAGATCCGCAGGCTGGCTGGG CTGGTGAAGAAGTTGTGCAATGCTACAGGCTGTGAGCACGTGGTAGACATGGGATCAGGCCAG GGTCACTTGTCGCGATACCTCGCCTTCCACCATGGCCTACACCTGACCGGGCTGGAGGCATCTGAGGAGCTGGTCACGGCCGCCAGGCGCTTCGACAAGGAGCTGCTCCTCAGCCTGGAGAAGGAGACACGCCGAGAGACTGAG GGCATCAGGGAGCTGTCACTGCCTAGCCTGGACCCTCCTCGGCACCTGGTGCATCAGGTGCTCTCTGAGGAGGAGGGGAAGCTGCTGGAGGAGCTGGGGCAGGGGAGTCCATCCCTGGTGCTGGCGGCTCTCCATGCCTGCGGGGACCTGGGACCAGCCACACTGCGCCTCTTCGCCCGTTGCCCCAGCGCACGGGGACTGGCTCTCGTCTCTTGCTGCTACATGAAGGCCAGCGAGGAGAGCGGCTACCCCATGAGTGCCTGGGTCCGCTCCCTGCCCGCCCACCAGCTGCCCTACAAACTGCGGGAGACGGCCTGCCATGCGGTGGAGGACTTCGCCGAGCGCCTGCGGGGACAGAGTCCGGCGCTGCGCTCACACTGTTACCGGGCTGCACTCGAGGTCATCATCCGGCACCTACACCCTCACCTCCGGCGTCCTCCGCTACACGCAGCTGGCAAGGCTCACCTCCGCCCCTTCCCAGA TTACGCCCGGGAAGGGCTGCGGAAGCTGGGTCTGCACTCGGGAACGTCATGGGACACAGCTCGGGTCGAGGCCCTGCTAGAACAGGGGAACAAGGTGCTGGCTTACTTCTGTCTCACCCTGAGCCTGGCTCCCGTCATCGAAACTCTCATCCTCCTCGACAGAGTCATCTACCTCCAGGAGCAAG GTACAGCTGTGAAGATGGTGGAATTTGTCATTGAACTGTCAGTTATAATCGATAACTGTACTCGGCTGGAAGAGTTTGTACAACATCCCCTAATCATCAATACTTCCagcctacctatcacctccctctcctAA
- the mettl25b gene encoding protein RRNAD1 isoform X3 translates to MPQLGAHQLSFEEQKQRAADIVRLLSMYIDILDSYVIEFFSENLWEKVPRSWRPTLSALTAPQLASLLLENGSSVGQESVWPLSLLAFRAAAHGLALPRQPRGVSPPCGAIPGSSREPEEFQANRSQSSRLGHLFRRHVRPKKQHEIRRLAGLVKKLCNATGCEHVVDMGSGQGHLSRYLAFHHGLHLTGLEASEELVTAARRFDKELLLSLEKETRRETEGIRELSLPSLDPPRHLVHQVLSEEEGKLLEELGQGSPSLVLAALHACGDLGPATLRLFARCPSARGLALVSCCYMKASEESGYPMSAWVRSLPAHQLPYKLRETACHAVEDFAERLRGQSPALRSHCYRAALEVIIRHLHPHLRRPPLHAAGKAHLRPFPDYAREGLRKLGLHSGTSWDTARVEALLEQGNKVLAYFCLTLSLAPVIETLILLDRVIYLQEQGRMWRLQRGCRGDLPECCPIIVIMCCVV, encoded by the exons GAATTCTTCAGCGAAAACTTGTGGGAGAAGGTGCCCCGCTCCTGGCGGCCGACACTCTCCGCTTTGACTGCCCCACAGTTGGCGTCACTGCTGCTGGAGAATGGATCTTCTGTTGG cCAGGAGTCAGTTTGGCCCCTCTCCCTGCTGGCATTCAGGGCAGCCGCCCATGGCTTGGCCCTGCCCCGTCAGCCCCGGGGTGTCTCCCCACCGTGTGGGGCCATCCCTGGGAGCAGCAGGGAGCCCGAGGAGTTCCAGGCCAACAGAAGCCAGAGCTCACGGCTGGGACACCTCTTCCGCAGGCACGTCCGGCCCAAGAAACAGCACGAGATCCGCAGGCTGGCTGGG CTGGTGAAGAAGTTGTGCAATGCTACAGGCTGTGAGCACGTGGTAGACATGGGATCAGGCCAG GGTCACTTGTCGCGATACCTCGCCTTCCACCATGGCCTACACCTGACCGGGCTGGAGGCATCTGAGGAGCTGGTCACGGCCGCCAGGCGCTTCGACAAGGAGCTGCTCCTCAGCCTGGAGAAGGAGACACGCCGAGAGACTGAG GGCATCAGGGAGCTGTCACTGCCTAGCCTGGACCCTCCTCGGCACCTGGTGCATCAGGTGCTCTCTGAGGAGGAGGGGAAGCTGCTGGAGGAGCTGGGGCAGGGGAGTCCATCCCTGGTGCTGGCGGCTCTCCATGCCTGCGGGGACCTGGGACCAGCCACACTGCGCCTCTTCGCCCGTTGCCCCAGCGCACGGGGACTGGCTCTCGTCTCTTGCTGCTACATGAAGGCCAGCGAGGAGAGCGGCTACCCCATGAGTGCCTGGGTCCGCTCCCTGCCCGCCCACCAGCTGCCCTACAAACTGCGGGAGACGGCCTGCCATGCGGTGGAGGACTTCGCCGAGCGCCTGCGGGGACAGAGTCCGGCGCTGCGCTCACACTGTTACCGGGCTGCACTCGAGGTCATCATCCGGCACCTACACCCTCACCTCCGGCGTCCTCCGCTACACGCAGCTGGCAAGGCTCACCTCCGCCCCTTCCCAGA TTACGCCCGGGAAGGGCTGCGGAAGCTGGGTCTGCACTCGGGAACGTCATGGGACACAGCTCGGGTCGAGGCCCTGCTAGAACAGGGGAACAAGGTGCTGGCTTACTTCTGTCTCACCCTGAGCCTGGCTCCCGTCATCGAAACTCTCATCCTCCTCGACAGAGTCATCTACCTCCAGGAGCAAG gaaggatgtggagacttcagagaggatgcagaggagatttaccagaatgctgtccgaTCAttgtcattatgtgctgtgtcgtatga
- the mettl25b gene encoding protein RRNAD1 isoform X1, which translates to MPQLGAHQLSFEEQKQRAADIVRLLSMYIDILDSYVIEFFSENLWEKVPRSWRPTLSALTAPQLASLLLENGSSVGQESVWPLSLLAFRAAAHGLALPRQPRGVSPPCGAIPGSSREPEEFQANRSQSSRLGHLFRRHVRPKKQHEIRRLAGLVKKLCNATGCEHVVDMGSGQGHLSRYLAFHHGLHLTGLEASEELVTAARRFDKELLLSLEKETRRETEGIRELSLPSLDPPRHLVHQVLSEEEGKLLEELGQGSPSLVLAALHACGDLGPATLRLFARCPSARGLALVSCCYMKASEESGYPMSAWVRSLPAHQLPYKLRETACHAVEDFAERLRGQSPALRSHCYRAALEVIIRHLHPHLRRPPLHAAGKAHLRPFPDYAREGLRKLGLHSGTSWDTARVEALLEQGNKVLAYFCLTLSLAPVIETLILLDRVIYLQEQGFHCQLLPLFEPKFSPRNFVLLAVKLSSQLSQLLCPADGTSCPE; encoded by the exons GAATTCTTCAGCGAAAACTTGTGGGAGAAGGTGCCCCGCTCCTGGCGGCCGACACTCTCCGCTTTGACTGCCCCACAGTTGGCGTCACTGCTGCTGGAGAATGGATCTTCTGTTGG cCAGGAGTCAGTTTGGCCCCTCTCCCTGCTGGCATTCAGGGCAGCCGCCCATGGCTTGGCCCTGCCCCGTCAGCCCCGGGGTGTCTCCCCACCGTGTGGGGCCATCCCTGGGAGCAGCAGGGAGCCCGAGGAGTTCCAGGCCAACAGAAGCCAGAGCTCACGGCTGGGACACCTCTTCCGCAGGCACGTCCGGCCCAAGAAACAGCACGAGATCCGCAGGCTGGCTGGG CTGGTGAAGAAGTTGTGCAATGCTACAGGCTGTGAGCACGTGGTAGACATGGGATCAGGCCAG GGTCACTTGTCGCGATACCTCGCCTTCCACCATGGCCTACACCTGACCGGGCTGGAGGCATCTGAGGAGCTGGTCACGGCCGCCAGGCGCTTCGACAAGGAGCTGCTCCTCAGCCTGGAGAAGGAGACACGCCGAGAGACTGAG GGCATCAGGGAGCTGTCACTGCCTAGCCTGGACCCTCCTCGGCACCTGGTGCATCAGGTGCTCTCTGAGGAGGAGGGGAAGCTGCTGGAGGAGCTGGGGCAGGGGAGTCCATCCCTGGTGCTGGCGGCTCTCCATGCCTGCGGGGACCTGGGACCAGCCACACTGCGCCTCTTCGCCCGTTGCCCCAGCGCACGGGGACTGGCTCTCGTCTCTTGCTGCTACATGAAGGCCAGCGAGGAGAGCGGCTACCCCATGAGTGCCTGGGTCCGCTCCCTGCCCGCCCACCAGCTGCCCTACAAACTGCGGGAGACGGCCTGCCATGCGGTGGAGGACTTCGCCGAGCGCCTGCGGGGACAGAGTCCGGCGCTGCGCTCACACTGTTACCGGGCTGCACTCGAGGTCATCATCCGGCACCTACACCCTCACCTCCGGCGTCCTCCGCTACACGCAGCTGGCAAGGCTCACCTCCGCCCCTTCCCAGA TTACGCCCGGGAAGGGCTGCGGAAGCTGGGTCTGCACTCGGGAACGTCATGGGACACAGCTCGGGTCGAGGCCCTGCTAGAACAGGGGAACAAGGTGCTGGCTTACTTCTGTCTCACCCTGAGCCTGGCTCCCGTCATCGAAACTCTCATCCTCCTCGACAGAGTCATCTACCTCCAGGAGCAAG GCTTTCATTGCCAGCTACTGCCCTTGTTTGAGCCGAAGTTCTCCCCCCGCAACTTCGTGCTGTTGGCTGTCAAGCTCAGTAGTCAGCTCAGTCAGCTTCTCTGCCCGGCAGATGGGACGAGCTGCCCCGAGTGA
- the mrpl24 gene encoding large ribosomal subunit protein uL24m: MRLAALLAAAAKVQRGYRYGTNRPWTTAAQRMNPPGRQRRKVFLEPIQEWTVFRGDTVEILKGKDAGKQGKVSQVIRARNWVILEGLNTHYRYIGRTGEYRGTYISSEAPLLVTDVALVDPTDRKPTTVEWKFTEEGEKVRVATRSGRIIPKPVFQRRDGIVPEQWKDGPKDTSVEDALSSSYTPALKTFEEDIMEKMGIVETGRHRKSFWY; the protein is encoded by the exons ATGCGTCTTGCAGCCTTGCTAGCCGCTGCGGCCAAGGTACAGAGGGGCTACCGGTATGGTACCAACCGCCCCTGGACGACGGCGGCACAAAGGATGAACCCTCCTGGCAGACAGCGCAGGAAGGTGTTTCTGGAGCCCATCCAGGAGTGGACAGTGTTCCGGGGAGACACG GTAGAAATCCTCAAAGGGAAAGATGCTGGCAAGCAGGGAAAGGTGAGCCAGGTCATCCGAGCTCGCAACTGGGTGATTCTGGAGGGGCTGAACACG CACTACCGTTACATTGGACGGACGGGAGAGTACAGGGGGACATATATCTCCAGCGAGGCACCACTGCTGGTGACTGATGTGGCTCTTGTTGACCCCACTGACCG GAAACCAACCACCGTTGAATGGAAGTTCACGGAGGAGGGGGAGAAGGTCCGAGTTGCCACGCGATCCGGCCGCATCATTCCCAAACCTGTATTCCAGAGGAGAGATGGGATCGTGCCCGAGCAGTGGAAGG atgggccgaaggacaCCAGCGTTGAGGATGCGTTGTCCTCTTCCTACACTCCTGCTCTGAAAACCTTCGAGGAAGACATCATGGAGAAGATGGGCATTGTTGAGACTGGCCGGCACCGCAAGTCCTTCTGGTACTGA